From a region of the Nitrospirota bacterium genome:
- the era gene encoding GTPase Era: MKDENGQGLFHSGYVTIAGKPNVGKSTFLNSILGEKVSIVTSKPQTTRNRIIGIKTLKDSQIIFIDTPGIHKPRHALGALMVKRAKEALRDVDVILFMVEPSAPSYDDIGIVKLLKGFPLTPVFLLINKTDTVKKPMILPVIEEYKEIYPFKEIIPVSALKGDGIDIVLERILEHLPLGPKYYPDDLVTDQLERFMVSEIIREKVMEETEEEVPHACAVEVIDWSEEKDIISISANIYVEKNSQKGIIIGKAGLRLKAVGTSARADIERMLNTKVYLRLWVKVKPHWRKNETALAELGLK; encoded by the coding sequence ATGAAGGATGAAAATGGGCAGGGGCTTTTCCATTCGGGATATGTAACGATAGCAGGAAAGCCCAATGTAGGAAAATCCACGTTCCTTAACTCGATCTTAGGCGAGAAGGTCTCCATAGTAACTTCAAAGCCACAGACAACACGAAACAGGATTATCGGAATAAAAACCCTGAAGGACTCCCAGATAATATTCATAGATACACCGGGCATTCACAAACCAAGACATGCCCTCGGTGCACTTATGGTGAAAAGGGCAAAAGAGGCATTAAGGGATGTGGATGTGATACTTTTTATGGTGGAGCCCTCGGCGCCTTCTTATGATGACATTGGCATCGTAAAACTCCTGAAGGGCTTTCCACTAACACCTGTTTTCCTTCTCATAAACAAGACAGACACTGTGAAAAAGCCTATGATTCTGCCTGTAATCGAGGAGTATAAGGAGATTTATCCCTTTAAGGAGATAATCCCTGTTTCTGCCCTCAAAGGCGATGGCATAGATATAGTCCTCGAGAGGATTCTCGAGCATCTTCCACTTGGACCTAAATATTATCCCGATGACCTTGTAACTGACCAGCTCGAAAGGTTTATGGTTTCCGAGATAATAAGGGAAAAGGTCATGGAAGAAACCGAGGAGGAGGTTCCACATGCCTGTGCAGTTGAGGTTATCGACTGGTCAGAGGAAAAAGACATAATTTCCATCTCGGCAAATATTTATGTTGAAAAAAATAGTCAAAAAGGTATTATAATAGGAAAAGCCGGGCTGAGGCTTAAGGCGGTGGGGACTTCAGCAAGGGCTGATATTGAAAGAATGCTTAATACAA
- a CDS encoding GYD domain-containing protein: protein MGIYVILSTLTDEGRKTIKQNPSRILEVNKELEKMGVKVKEQFAVLGPYDFVNIVEAPDNDTVMRMSVELGSRGSVHLLSLAALPITEFIKNLK from the coding sequence ATGGGGATATATGTTATATTAAGCACGCTAACGGATGAGGGCAGAAAAACCATCAAGCAGAACCCATCGAGGATTCTTGAGGTAAACAAAGAGCTTGAAAAAATGGGTGTTAAGGTGAAAGAGCAGTTTGCAGTGCTTGGACCTTATGACTTCGTAAATATCGTAGAGGCTCCTGACAATGACACAGTTATGCGCATGTCAGTTGAGCTTGGCTCGAGAGGCTCTGTTCATCTTCTTTCACTTGCCGCACTGCCTATTACGGAATTTATAAAAAACCTGAAATGA
- a CDS encoding sulfurtransferase TusA family protein, with amino-acid sequence MADIKADVSLDTSGLNCPMPILKVKKALDTVSAGQVLEVISTDPGTKADIPALLRKLGHELIGSKEEGKSFYFYIKKK; translated from the coding sequence ATGGCTGATATAAAGGCTGATGTCTCTTTAGATACAAGCGGGCTGAATTGCCCAATGCCTATTCTTAAGGTAAAGAAAGCCCTCGACACAGTATCAGCAGGTCAAGTGCTTGAGGTCATATCAACCGACCCAGGCACAAAGGCTGATATTCCTGCCCTTCTAAGAAAGCTTGGTCATGAGCTCATAGGCTCCAAGGAAGAAGGAAAGTCTTTTTATTTCTATATAAAGAAAAAATAG
- a CDS encoding PilZ domain-containing protein, whose translation MDDKRRHKRFTVEGIHGNMLFISDIHIINISLGGAAIETSRRLRIGTEYTIKLDDKGRSISFKGLVVWAVLKEGKKSAHGEVIPVYRAGIEFRTIVSEKLEELVTFIDGHKKADEGRLKGLRFKIHGPERAVLDYIYSYTVKKLSLGGMLIESSDEFKLDETYSMEIFLPHDKAIRFSGRIAHCQLAEGLPIHYDIGIEFTELKEEDKSSLEEFIKSI comes from the coding sequence ATGGATGATAAAAGGCGTCATAAAAGATTCACCGTAGAAGGCATACACGGCAACATGCTTTTTATCTCCGATATTCACATCATAAACATATCTCTTGGCGGTGCGGCTATCGAGACCAGCAGGAGGCTTCGGATTGGCACCGAATATACGATTAAGCTGGATGACAAAGGCAGAAGTATTTCCTTTAAAGGACTTGTTGTGTGGGCTGTTCTTAAAGAAGGTAAAAAGTCCGCCCACGGCGAGGTTATTCCTGTATACAGGGCAGGGATAGAATTCAGAACCATTGTAAGCGAAAAATTAGAAGAACTCGTTACCTTCATAGATGGCCACAAGAAGGCAGATGAGGGCAGGCTGAAAGGTCTAAGATTCAAGATTCATGGTCCCGAGAGGGCAGTGTTAGATTATATTTATTCTTACACTGTCAAAAAACTCAGTCTGGGAGGAATGCTTATCGAGTCAAGCGACGAATTTAAATTAGATGAAACCTATTCTATGGAGATATTTCTTCCACATGATAAGGCAATCAGGTTCTCAGGCAGGATTGCCCATTGTCAGCTGGCTGAAGGGCTTCCAATCCACTATGACATTGGAATAGAATTCACTGAATTGAAGGAGGAAGACAAGTCAAGCCTCGAGGAGTTCATCAAATCTATCTAA
- the mazG gene encoding nucleoside triphosphate pyrophosphohydrolase: MSMSIEPLINIMESLRQGCPWDKEQTPGSLKPFLLEEAYEVIEAIDEGNPDRVKEELGDLLFQIVFHCQIAKEKSEFDINDVIKGTCDKMVKRHPHVFGQKEYKTAEEVLSHWEEQKKTEGKLRESILEGVPEILPSLLRAHRLQDRASKVGFDWENIEDALKKLDEELSEFKSALENKKHSEIEDELGDIFFMLVNISRFVGINPEDALRKTISKFILRFRFMEEKAAERGLTLKALTLKEMDKLWDEAKGLRTPAK, translated from the coding sequence TTGTCAATGAGCATTGAGCCTCTTATAAATATCATGGAGTCCCTGAGACAAGGCTGTCCGTGGGATAAAGAGCAGACCCCTGGGTCCCTTAAGCCTTTTTTGCTCGAGGAGGCATACGAGGTTATCGAGGCTATAGATGAAGGAAATCCCGATAGGGTTAAGGAGGAGTTAGGCGACCTCCTATTCCAAATAGTCTTTCATTGCCAGATTGCAAAGGAAAAATCCGAGTTTGACATCAACGATGTGATAAAAGGAACCTGCGACAAGATGGTCAAAAGGCATCCACATGTGTTTGGACAAAAAGAGTATAAGACTGCCGAGGAGGTGCTCTCTCACTGGGAAGAACAGAAAAAAACAGAAGGCAAGCTCAGGGAATCTATCCTTGAGGGTGTGCCGGAGATACTGCCTTCTCTTTTACGGGCACATAGGCTTCAGGACAGAGCCTCGAAGGTAGGCTTTGACTGGGAAAATATAGAGGATGCCCTTAAAAAATTGGATGAGGAGCTTTCGGAATTCAAATCCGCCCTCGAAAATAAAAAACACTCCGAGATAGAAGATGAGTTGGGAGATATCTTCTTTATGCTCGTTAATATCTCACGGTTTGTTGGCATCAATCCCGAGGATGCCCTGAGAAAAACTATAAGCAAATTCATCTTGAGGTTTAGGTTCATGGAAGAAAAAGCCGCCGAACGAGGCTTGACCCTTAAGGCTCTGACGCTCAAGGAAATGGACAAATTATGGGATGAGGCAAAGGGGTTACGAACCCCAGCGAAATAG
- a CDS encoding competence/damage-inducible protein A, producing the protein MKTAAIVIIGDEILSGKIKDTNSYYLAGELRALGVNVKSISVIPDDVDVIAKEVSSTSKKYNYVFTSGGIGPTHDDLTIEGIAKGFGLKTHRNNHIVRLIKSRCRGRALENSVLKMAYLPEGTEVIKEKGMGFPVLVLKNIFIFPGIPRFLRRKFSLIKDRFRSLKPFHLKNLYVNDEECFIAPHLERIVSGFPDVSIGSYPDVEASGYKVKITLESKNRKSLLQAYRSLLKILPHEIVVNEH; encoded by the coding sequence GTGAAAACTGCCGCAATCGTCATAATCGGAGACGAGATTCTTTCAGGCAAGATAAAGGATACAAACTCGTATTATCTTGCCGGAGAGTTGAGGGCACTCGGCGTGAATGTCAAATCTATCTCCGTTATACCCGATGATGTAGATGTTATAGCAAAGGAGGTCTCGTCTACATCAAAAAAATATAACTATGTCTTTACCTCAGGCGGAATTGGCCCAACGCATGACGACCTCACAATAGAGGGCATAGCAAAAGGATTCGGACTTAAGACCCACAGGAACAATCACATCGTGAGGCTTATTAAATCACGATGTAGGGGAAGAGCCTTAGAGAACTCTGTCCTAAAGATGGCTTACCTTCCAGAAGGCACTGAGGTCATCAAAGAAAAAGGAATGGGTTTCCCGGTTTTAGTTTTAAAAAATATTTTTATATTTCCGGGAATCCCACGGTTTCTAAGAAGGAAGTTCTCCCTGATAAAAGACCGCTTCCGTTCATTAAAGCCATTCCATCTGAAAAACCTCTATGTAAATGATGAGGAGTGCTTTATAGCACCTCATCTCGAAAGGATAGTGTCTGGTTTCCCTGATGTTTCAATAGGCTCATATCCTGATGTAGAGGCATCGGGGTATAAGGTTAAAATCACGCTCGAATCCAAAAACAGAAAATCCCTGCTTCAGGCTTATAGGTCCCTGCTTAAGATTCTTCCCCATGAGATAGTTGTCAATGAGCATTGA
- a CDS encoding DNA translocase FtsK 4TM domain-containing protein, giving the protein MVSKAGTKGKRAVGIITVLGSVYLGLSLLSYSKWDPSLLTYTSEPAQNLGGIAGAYISDALMSLIGVSAYSIPLFLCVYGIKGLLLRERSRINLVGAVLFIFSFSTLSGLMADSFDIELNAGIIGTALGNAFSSLLSIVGAYILSIAFVLASLILVSPESFIDALFRLKTEDKEKPEVPEEEYISRRYEPEVFTMPSSLPPRLEEEEGFSYAEEQEELEKKYLPRLKKSGYELPSIELLVLHEDTGLRPTKDETISDTVLLEKRLGDFQVEGKVTQVHIGPVVTMYEFEPAPGVKINRVVSLSDDLALGLKARSVRIAPIPGKATIGIEVPNRYRETVSLREIISSEAFRRSPSALTLALGKDIFGNPAVADLLKMPHLLVAGATGSGKSVSINAMVMSILYKASPAEVKLLLIDPKLLELSAYEDIPHLVMPVVTSPKEAADALKKTVFEMDRRYRLIAEKGARNIEGFNAHVSEEERLPYIVVFIDELADLMFTSAVVVEDSIARLAQMARASGIHLIVATQRPSVDVITGVIKANFPARVSFQVSSKIDSRTILDSHGAEQLIGNGDMLFMLPGARTIRIHGAFIQGSEINAITDFIKAQGRPDYSLFEGIQTVEEQKETVPGERDEIYQRALDFAEAVGEVSISSIQRRFKVGYNRAARIMELMEEDGLVGPMKGAGKPRDFLRKGHRGHLP; this is encoded by the coding sequence ATGGTAAGTAAGGCAGGCACAAAAGGCAAAAGGGCAGTTGGCATCATAACTGTTTTAGGCAGTGTATACCTTGGACTGAGTCTCCTCAGCTATTCTAAATGGGACCCATCTCTACTTACATATACCTCTGAGCCTGCTCAAAATCTTGGCGGAATAGCAGGCGCTTACATATCAGATGCCCTTATGAGCCTCATCGGAGTTTCTGCCTATAGCATACCGCTTTTTCTCTGTGTTTACGGGATAAAGGGGCTACTCTTAAGGGAAAGGAGTAGGATAAATTTAGTAGGAGCAGTGCTTTTTATCTTTTCGTTTTCAACTCTGTCAGGACTGATGGCAGATTCGTTTGACATCGAGTTAAATGCAGGCATTATCGGAACTGCATTAGGAAACGCCTTTAGTTCGTTACTTTCCATAGTAGGTGCATACATCCTGTCAATCGCCTTTGTGCTTGCCTCGCTCATACTCGTGAGTCCAGAGTCATTTATCGATGCTTTATTCAGGCTAAAAACAGAAGACAAAGAGAAACCAGAAGTTCCAGAGGAGGAATATATAAGCAGACGGTATGAGCCAGAGGTCTTTACAATGCCTTCTTCTTTACCGCCTCGATTAGAGGAAGAAGAAGGATTTTCCTATGCCGAAGAACAAGAGGAGCTTGAGAAGAAATATCTGCCACGACTAAAAAAATCAGGCTATGAACTGCCTTCTATAGAACTGCTTGTTCTTCATGAAGACACAGGGCTCAGACCCACAAAGGATGAGACCATATCGGACACTGTATTGCTCGAGAAGAGACTTGGAGATTTTCAGGTAGAGGGTAAGGTTACACAGGTGCATATCGGGCCTGTGGTTACGATGTATGAGTTTGAGCCTGCACCAGGGGTTAAGATAAACAGGGTAGTATCCCTTTCAGATGACCTTGCATTGGGTCTTAAGGCAAGAAGCGTAAGGATTGCACCCATACCCGGAAAAGCAACCATAGGGATAGAGGTTCCAAACAGATACAGAGAGACAGTCTCACTTAGGGAAATCATATCTTCGGAGGCGTTCAGGAGAAGTCCCTCTGCCCTGACCCTCGCATTAGGGAAGGATATATTCGGAAACCCAGCTGTTGCCGACCTTCTTAAGATGCCACATCTTCTTGTGGCAGGCGCTACAGGCTCTGGAAAAAGCGTTTCCATAAACGCAATGGTAATGAGCATCCTTTATAAGGCATCGCCTGCCGAGGTCAAATTACTGCTTATAGACCCGAAACTCCTTGAGCTTTCGGCATACGAGGATATACCCCATCTTGTCATGCCTGTGGTGACAAGTCCAAAGGAGGCAGCAGATGCCCTCAAAAAAACAGTGTTCGAGATGGACAGAAGATACAGGCTTATCGCAGAGAAAGGAGCAAGAAACATAGAGGGCTTTAATGCACATGTTTCAGAGGAGGAGAGATTGCCCTACATTGTGGTCTTCATAGACGAGCTGGCTGACCTCATGTTTACATCGGCAGTAGTCGTGGAGGACTCCATCGCAAGGCTTGCACAGATGGCAAGGGCATCGGGGATACATCTGATTGTGGCTACCCAGAGACCCTCTGTGGATGTAATAACAGGGGTCATAAAGGCGAATTTTCCTGCGAGGGTATCGTTTCAGGTAAGCTCTAAAATAGACTCAAGAACAATCCTCGATAGCCACGGAGCAGAACAGCTCATAGGCAATGGAGACATGCTCTTCATGCTTCCCGGTGCAAGAACAATACGAATCCATGGCGCATTCATTCAGGGCTCTGAGATTAATGCTATCACTGATTTCATAAAAGCACAGGGGAGACCCGATTATAGTCTCTTTGAAGGAATTCAGACAGTTGAGGAGCAAAAAGAGACGGTCCCTGGTGAGCGGGATGAGATATATCAGAGAGCACTTGATTTCGCAGAGGCAGTAGGCGAGGTCTCGATATCCTCCATACAAAGAAGGTTCAAGGTAGGCTATAACAGAGCCGCAAGAATCATGGAGCTTATGGAAGAAGACGGACTCGTAGGACCTATGAAAGGTGCAGGGAAACCCCGAGACTTCTTAAGAAAGGGGCATAGAGGACACCTCCCTTAA